The Dyadobacter sp. 676 DNA window AAAGCGTTTCCCGGCACCATTCCATACTCATTGTATTGGAGATACTCCATCCCACAATTCGACGGCTGTAAACGTCAATAATGGCGAACATGTACATAAATCCTCTGAACATTGGAATATAAGATATATCGGCTTGCCAGACCTGATTGGGGCGCTCAATCTTCAACCCCTTCAGCAAATATGGATATTTGTAATCTGTTGGTTTGGATTTGCTTAGATTGCGCTTGGGATAAATTGTGCGCAAATTCATAAGTCTATAAAGTCTTCTCACCCGCTTCACACCAACAGGATATCCCAGTCCGATCAGGTAATCACGCATGCGTTCTACGCCATAAAACGGGCACTCTAGAAACTGGCGATCAATGGCCTTCATCAATCGCTGGTTTAACAGAGACTGACCTCTCGGCCTAAAGTAATAGCTACTACGCTGTAAACCAATCAATTTGCACTGTGCCGAGACGCTTAGCTCAGGGTACTCAGGGGAAACAAGTCCGCGTTTCTCCATAACACTCATTTCCCCAAGACCTTTTTTAAAAAATCGACTTGGACTTGAAGTTCACCGATTTTAGAATACAATTCCTTCTCTTTTGTGTTTTCGGATTCATTACCAGTGGTGGGTGCCTCTTTACTGAAAACTAATTCAGCCTTTTCCAGAAACTCTCGCTTCCAGGCAGCTATCTGTGTTGGATGAATCTCGTACTTGGAGGCCAATTCCTGCACGGTCTGAACCTCTTTAATCGCTTCAATAGCCACTTTGGCTTTGAAGCTCGCACTGAATTTTCTACGTTCCTTTTTCATAGTCAGCTACTAAGTTAGAAATTTAAGCAGCTGTCCAGATTTCTGGGAGTATTATAGTTCAATACCCGCATCAGTCCTTTATCACCACACCGTCGATCTCAGAAATCGCGACCTTGTTCAGGCAAGGGGAAAATATCGAGCTGTACTTCCCCATGCGATCGCCAATAGATTGGCAATCGCGGGCCTAGAACGACTGACAAATTTCTCCATCAATAGACATTTGCTGCTGAAGGGCAATGAACGCCTCATTCTGTCATTTACTAGACGGCTGAGTTACATACCTGATAGCGAACAAGCTCAAAGTATTGTTGAAGATTGGCTGGCGCCCGGAAGCGGATGGATGAAAGACGTCAGCAATTTGAATGAATTTGGGATGTCAGTATTTGAAAACCTGGCAACAATTCTTCCGGAAACTGCATTATGTGCGATGGAAAGAGCAAATATCTTATTACCAGAAAAATTTGCGAGCCGAGAAAATAGATACTTTGCGCGGTTTGTCCGCCTTTTGCGACATATTGCGTATCACGAACATCTGTTTTTGCGGAGCGCAAATCTCATTGCAGCGTTTGCGCTGACTGAGAGGGTTGGCGAGAATTATGATCCGATCCGTAGACAACTAAGCGATATGTTCCGTATAATTATGTCAGGGACGTATGCCTCCCTAGAAGTGCGTTTACAGGTCGTTAGCAGTCTCTGGGCATCTAATATTGCCAACAAACAACAGCTTGCCACCGACCTAATTGACGCTGCACTGGAAGCATGGCACTTTCAAACTCATCACAATCCGACTTTCGGCTCGCGATCGCGGGACTATGGAGCACAATCCCGACAACCAGTCGAAATTGAAAGCTGGTTTACACGAGTAACTGAGCTTTGTATACGAATGTTCAATGACGATACGCCCTTCAAAACTACACTAAAAAACATACTAGCGTCAAAGCTTCGGGGACTCTGGACTAAAGCTCGTCAGTTTGATTTGGTTGAATCGATTTGCGAGCAAATGACGCGCGATGCGTTCTGGCCTAACGGGTGGTTTCGAGTGAGGTCAATTCTGAAATTCGATTTAAACAAGCTGGATACTGACGTACAGCAAAGGTTAATAAGCCTAGAGAAATCTCTGAAACCACAGAATTTATATGACAAGCTAGTTGCATACTTTCTTTCAGAGGCGAAGGGCATGGATATTTCCATGGCATTGCTTGGTGATCATAGAGATAACTTCAAAGAGCTGTTAAGAAGTTATGAAAACCTGGGAAATGAGCTGGTTAGCGATCATCAAACCTGCGAGAAGATCATTTCAACGTTGCTATGCTCGAATAATGATAGCCTATTTCATCTGGGTAGAGGAATGTACGAGGGAGCGAGTGACAAAAGAAAAACTCTGGAATTTTTGCTGCGCGCATTTTCAATCCTGCCCATTGACCAGCGTAAACCAATTATATTGAAAGGATGGATTAACTGTGTACAAAGGGAGAATGATAGATGCGCAGATGAGATATTAGAGCAAATACTTGATAATGAAGAGCTAAAAAGCCTATTTGTCCCATTACAAGCAGCAATTCCAATCAGTAACGATGGGATAAGGTTACTTAGGAAAGCATTGGATAAGTTCGAACTACATTCAAAGGAATTTTCGTCCCTTTCTTATTCACTTTCCTACTCGAATATATCTTCTGATGTTCTTTGCGATGTTCTTAAAAGTATCCTGGACCGCCCATATGGACGAGACGCTGCATTTGAAATTTTATATTATAAATGTCATGTCGCAAAATCCGGATCTGAAAATAATCTCACGGAAAATCTAACTGCTATTGGTAGACAACTTCTGTTGAGTTTAGATTTGGATAGAGAGCTGAAATCTGAAGACAACTATAAAATTGGGGTGATGGTGTCCTTATGCCTTGTCGGAGAAAGCGCCTTTGGTGCTGCCAGCGAGTTCACCCTTCGACTGATGCGGTTAATAAGAGGTCGTTACATCTTTCCTGACGACCTTGACGGAATCCTGAGAGAATTAGTTAAAGTTCAGCCAATATGTTTGCTTAATTCCCTATTAGAAAAAGGTATTCCAAGCGAATATGTTAAATGGATTGATTTTCATAAGAATTTCGAGAAGTATGATGCTTATTTGTCTACTTTGCCAGACGACGTGCTTCTTAACTGGTGCGAGGAAGATCCCGTGGAACGATATACGCTCATTGCAGGCGCAATTATGAGTTATGAGGGAAGCGAGGAAACTGGTAAACTTGCATGGAAGCCGATTT harbors:
- a CDS encoding IS3 family transposase, encoding MSVMEKRGLVSPEYPELSVSAQCKLIGLQRSSYYFRPRGQSLLNQRLMKAIDRQFLECPFYGVERMRDYLIGLGYPVGVKRVRRLYRLMNLRTIYPKRNLSKSKPTDYKYPYLLKGLKIERPNQVWQADISYIPMFRGFMYMFAIIDVYSRRIVGWSISNTMSMEWCRETLLDTIRTQGKPEIFNTDQGSQFTSQGFIKPLLEKGIQISMDGKGRALDNVFIERFWRSLKQEYIYLNPPNGGMDLYRGVKAYVEFYNRRRKHTGTGYIPDELFFQINAKAS
- a CDS encoding transposase; this translates as MKKERRKFSASFKAKVAIEAIKEVQTVQELASKYEIHPTQIAAWKREFLEKAELVFSKEAPTTGNESENTKEKELYSKIGELQVQVDFLKKVLGK